A stretch of DNA from Malus sylvestris chromosome 9, drMalSylv7.2, whole genome shotgun sequence:
TCTGCCACTCTTCTATACAGAGTAACCAACGGGTGCATGAGCGCAAAAGTGACTTGAAAACTAAGCAAACACACAAAGAGAAATTTTACCTGTGCCATCACTAGCAATGTTAACCCCATCAAAACTAAGAATAATATCAGATGGCTTTAGCAGTTGAGATTCTAGAGCTGTAGGTTCTAGCCTTCTAATTCGGATACCCTTTTGATCAGGTCTCATTCCCATTGACATACGAAGATCAGGATTCTCCATCTTTTGCCACTTAATCCCGAGAATTGGAAACCCTGTATATACGCCATTCTTCTCATAATCTTGAATAAAGTGCATAATAACTGGTACTGGTATAACGTAGCCTATATTTTCCGCATCTTCGTGTTTGAGGGACTGGAATGCAATTCCCACACATTCTCCCTTATCATTAAAGGCAGGCCCACCAGAGTTTCCAGAGTTGATTGCAGCATCTATCTGCAAAAAAGCATCCCAATTGACCGCAAAACACAAGTCAAGACTCGAAATCAGACATACAAAATTTCATTTTCATGTAAGAGACTATATAAGATAACCACCTGCATTCCCAGAAGCTCAGTAGAGCCATGGACATAAGGCAGTATCTCCATTCGCGACACAACTCCGCTTGTCACGGAGATTGTGTCGCCCCCAATCGGGTACCCAACAACAGTCACGGAATCTTGGAGTGCTGGTAAATCTCCAAACTCCACAGGTGAAATCCCTTCCCAGAACTCATCATCACTCACCGTAAGCATCGCTGAAAGTAAAGCATCAAACTTTAAATTGCAGCAAACTCAAAGAACAACTACGCAATTACAAATGCAAATGTAAAATCGTTGCATACAAAGAAGCATCACCAATTAACGAAAACCCGAAACTAAAATCGACAAAAAATGCAAACTTTAAACTGCATTCACCTCAAGAATTACATTGCAATTACAAAAGGCAAATGTAAAATTGTCTGCATACCGATATCGCATTCGGTTCCAATGGCCAACACGGTGGCCAAGTACTTGGTATCGGAGCCCCGTTTCTTGAGCTTGACCTGGGTATGGTGATCCACCGAATGCGCGTTGGTCAAAACCCTCCTGCCCCGAATCACAAACCCACTACTGCTGGAGCTGTACTGCTTCTTCCTCTGCCACGGAAGCGAGAAATTCGGCTCCGTGTGGACGCAGAACACCTTCACCACCGCGTCCATGGACGGGACAACTCTCCCCACCCTCTCCCACCTCGGCACCGTCATCAGCGGCTCCGAAACGACCGACAAATCGCTCCCACAAGTGCCGTTTTGGTCGGGGAGTCCGAAAGCCGATATCTTGATGGGCTCGGAGCTGAGGAGCCCGGTTGCGGGAGGGAGGGAAACGGCGTCGCTCACGGTGGCGGCGCTCGCGGGACTGATGTGTTGGATATGCATAGTGTTGGAACAAATGGTGGGTTATGTGTTTTGGGATTTTAGTCTTGATTATATAatgaaaaggctggaaaaggggtggtttgggtGGTTGGGTGGCGGTGGGTCGTCATAGAAAATGGGTTTTGTTCTTTTGGCCGACGGAGACTCGCTGGAGTCAACGGCGGCCTTCGTCGAAGCTGCGCCGTAAGAAAAACAGAGGGAGGAGTAGAGGACAAGAAAATGAAGGCGGACGGAAAAGCTTACGCGTCGCGGGAATTACATTACTGGGTTCACATAGCGGAAAGTGTTCAAGAGtgaacaaggattgtctgcctctCTCATGGTCACGATTAAATCAcatttatattactatttatttttatcttattatttttataaaaaataatataaaatattaacgtgatttaaccgtaatcatacaaaacaaaagaacatgGAAGAAcatacaatccttgtccttcaAGAGTCTTCAGACTCATGAGTTCGTTGGCCAACAGGGCCTAAACCTTACGACACGCTTCCGCTGTTAATATTCTAGTCTACGAGAGTTGACTGAATCCATATCCTCACCGAGATTCGtaaattatatttgtttatcgtacatcatgcttgattagaaattattttaaatatttttattaaaaattaaatacaaatagtatcTGATAAAAACTGATATTATGTACAAATCTACATGATTCTTATCAGAAGAAGATCCTATTGGGATCTGGTACACCGATAAATTTGAATAATTTCTCAAATGTCGTAGTTTAGATTAAAGTAAATTAGAGTATCTTTCTTAAAGGTAGATGTgttgataaaaaattatttgtaaacTGCCATTGACccgttaaataattaaaattgacTCACTAAACTATTTTTTGACAATTTAGACTTTGAAATATTGATATAAGCCAAGTACTCAATCACTGTCAGATTTGATAAAATTTCATCTATTTTTTCGTCAAATACTGGAACGACTTTACCCTTAAAAGTGAATTACGTGTTGGTCAAGTGTCATTATTTGACGAAAAAgtggataaaatttcattgaattTGACAGTGAGGAGTTAATTGGTTAATTCAAATAGTTCAAGCGATTAACttacccaattctagggttcgtttgaaaaaaaaatgattaaaagcaattttagaaaaaaagtttgtattttaaaataacttcAAGTACTTTCCAAATATTTACTTGCaatttaattaagatttgattctaaaaatattttcaacaaaagctttcaattattttaaacgCATGAGCccctaaaattttgaaaagtgaAAACCCGTCCcatatgaaaacaaaaacaaagggaGGGAAGTCATCTGCAAATACTTGGAAAGCCGGTCATGATTCATGACACGAAACGACCAATGAATTGCTCCGAGCTTTTACTTTCCACGATGAAATGAAATATCTCCCTTCCTTTTACGAGTATTCTAAACTTAATCTATGGGGATAGCTCCTCTCTTAAGTCTTGAAGACTTGGTCTTCATCTACGGGAATACATAGCCCCTCTCTTAAGTCTAAGACTTTAAGACCTGAGGTCATCAGACATAGCTGAAGGCATGCAATGTGTAAGGAGGATATCAAGCGTTGCTGCCTTGGTAGTTTTCGTCTGTAGGACAACCATCTGCACCGAGAACAAAGCGACTCAGCCGCGGACGAGGATTGTCTGTCCTTCTTGTTCCCGTGCCCTctcatgccctcctgtttgtgttgtcacggttaagtcacgtcaacattttatattactattcatttttatcttattatctctataaaaaaacaatataaaatgttgacatggcttaaccgtgaccacacaaaacaggagagcACCGGAGGGCACAggaacaaggagggcagacaatccttgtccccaaaagaaaagcacaAAGCCTGCATACACGGGTGGACAGAGGGAGATTAATCTGATTAGATTGATTGTATTCAATATTAATGTCAAcaacaagtacctacaacaattttgaaaaaatgtaAGCCACCATAGCCatgaaacaacaacaacaaagccttttcccactaagtagcCATGAAAGCAGAGTAAAAACAACTTAGCCCTAAAACGGAAAGAATTTCAGTGACCCAAAACAAATGGTAATCCAAGGTTCAATGTGTCCCTAGTGGACTGCCAGGAATGTGCTGGAAGGTAGTGTGAGAGCTACAAATTATAACAAACCAGTATACAGTATATGCCCCGTTCGTCTCATAATCTTGAATGAAGTGCTTAATAACTGGTGTCGGTATGACATAGCCTATATTCTCAGCATCTTCATGTTTAAGAGACTGAAATGCGATACCACACATTTTCCCTTATCGTCGAAGGCAGGGCCACTGGAGCTTCCAGAGTTTATTAAAGCACCTATCTGCAAAAGGattacaaaagaaaggaaacgaGGAAGCCACAACAGGTAAATAATCATGTATTTGTACGTAAGTAGGTAGCTAGATATGGTCGTAGAAGACAATGCCCAACAGAAATAACCTGCAGTCCTAGCTAGAAGCTCAGTCGATCCATGAACATAAGACAGTATCTCCGTACGTGACACAACACTACTTGTCACAGAGATTGTGTCACCCCCAATAGGGTAGCCCGCAACCGTCACAGCATCTTGTAGTGCGGGTAACTCTCCAAACTCCAGAGGTGAAGTTCCTTCCCAGAACTCATCATCGCTCACCGTAAGCATTGCTAAAAGCAtcatgcaaaagaaaaaaacggAAAAGAACTATTCAACATAATAACTCACGAAAACAAAGCATCAACTTTTTCAAACCATATCAAATGAACCgaactataaaaaggaaaaaaaaattatatcacATTCATCAGATGTTTGGAAAACGAAATGCAAAACATGATACGTAATTGCTATGTTGCCCAGACAGAGACACGAAGACACGTAAAAGATTTCAAAAACTAAAACATGGATACAGCAAGGTTGCGGCAATTAATTTAAAGCGGTAATTTGGATCCTAATAAACTTCCGCCTTCAAACTAACTAAGTAATCTGCAATGTCAAGCTACTTCTCAGCTAAATCCTAATTGGCTACATAATTAACATCTTAAGAAAATAAACTCATAACGATCGGAGGTGGTGTCGCTCGTCGGGACTGAGACGGTGTCGTTTATGGCGGTGGAGTTGGTATCTTGGATGTCCATTGTGGCGATATCGGTGTCGTCAGCTTCTGGGGTTCCAGAATCGACGACTTCCATTTGTTTGAATCAGATACTGTAGCAGATGACGGAGGGGGAAGGAGACGTGAGAATTGGGCCCGAACTTATTTTCAGCCCACAACTAAAATTAGAGCTCAAGTGGGCTTCATACGTGGGTTGAATTAAGATGGGCTTCCTCCTTTTTGCATGAAAATTGAGAAGAAAAGTGTCATTACTTAAtcattttcaattaattaaGATGTAAGTTTTACCCTTCTTTGGGCTAATCCTTTTGAAATTCACTCGTTAGGAGTCGGTAAACGAGAGGATGATCAACAGAGAAGCCCATCAATCTGTCGATCGGCAAGAACACTTCATACAAATAAGGTTGTCTCGCTACACCAAGTGGTAGGATGACCGTCAACCGCTGATCAAGTCGATATTATGTGACAATATACTGGTTAAATATTGGTCATTAGATAACTAACTGACCAATACTAatcatttcataatttttttttaaggaatcTCCACACATGGCAGCAAGTGATTGACTTGTCACTTAGCTAATACAAAGCTTTGGTTATCCCACCTTTGGCCCAAGCATTCACGGACACGTGTCACTACCATACTCAGAGCCAGAACACCTCATGTCGAAGAGGAAGGAAGCTCCGCTATTTCCACCTTTATAGAAATGGATTCCTATTCTCATGATCACAACATACTTAGCCAAAACTTTGCGAATTTGCTAACTCAAGCATTGAAGGCTTTCGATTAGTATCACATTGACGTTCTCAGTACTTATTATATTCGATC
This window harbors:
- the LOC126583574 gene encoding protease Do-like 9, whose translation is MHIQHISPASAATVSDAVSLPPATGLLSSEPIKISAFGLPDQNGTCGSDLSVVSEPLMTVPRWERVGRVVPSMDAVVKVFCVHTEPNFSLPWQRKKQYSSSSSGFVIRGRRVLTNAHSVDHHTQVKLKKRGSDTKYLATVLAIGTECDIAMLTVSDDEFWEGISPVEFGDLPALQDSVTVVGYPIGGDTISVTSGVVSRMEILPYVHGSTELLGMQIDAAINSGNSGGPAFNDKGECVGIAFQSLKHEDAENIGYVIPVPVIMHFIQDYEKNGVYTGFPILGIKWQKMENPDLRMSMGMRPDQKGIRIRRLEPTALESQLLKPSDIILSFDGVNIASDGTVPFRHGERIGFSYLVSEKYIGDNALVKVLRNSETLEFSIKLAKHKELIPSHIEGKPPSYYIVAGFVLTAVSLPYLRSEFGNIFDVPIKLLDKHLHAMAQSIDEQLVVVSQVLVADINIGYEDIVNNQVLSFNDMPVKNLKSLAIMVENCDDEYLKFGLEYNQMVVLQTKAAKAAMLDILTTHCISSSMSDDLKTKENALEEVNSMADDLRDTILEKS